A region from the candidate division WOR-3 bacterium genome encodes:
- the nuoE gene encoding NADH-quinone oxidoreductase subunit NuoE — MKDINRIIEQYIEKEIDLIQVLHNIQNKYNYLPREVLEYVSRALHIPLSKIYSIATFYAAFSLVPRGKHLCTVCMGTACHVRGAPAVLSRIEERLNIKSGETTPDNQFTLETVNCLGACALAPIVVIDGEYHGQTTVNKVDKLLEKYAKEDKG; from the coding sequence ATGAAAGATATTAACCGTATCATAGAGCAGTATATTGAGAAAGAAATTGACCTTATTCAGGTTTTGCACAATATTCAAAATAAATATAATTATCTTCCCAGGGAAGTGCTTGAGTATGTTTCAAGAGCATTGCATATTCCATTGAGCAAGATTTATAGTATCGCAACATTTTATGCCGCCTTCAGCCTTGTTCCAAGGGGAAAACATCTTTGCACGGTTTGTATGGGAACCGCCTGTCATGTGCGTGGTGCTCCCGCGGTATTGAGCAGAATTGAAGAACGATTGAATATAAAATCCGGTGAGACCACGCCTGATAATCAATTTACCCTTGAAACCGTCAATTGCCTCGGTGCCTGTGCCTTGGCTCCGATTGTGGTTATTGATGGTGAATATCATGGACAGACAACCGTTAATAAGGTTGATAAATTATTAGAGAAGTATGCCAAAGAAGATAAAGGTTAA
- the ispH gene encoding 4-hydroxy-3-methylbut-2-enyl diphosphate reductase encodes MKIYCAKHSGFCFGVKRAIKMAMDAVQKKECVYSLGPLIHNRDFVAELEKKGIKITEEVDEIKAKNPTVIIRSHGIRPALLKKLKKRGVDIIDATCPKVRRAQHYVQKLVEAGYFVIIVGEKDHPEVRGLLGYAGKNSAIYSENIVLKHKKIGVVPQTTLDFEHFYNAVKNLLPKVIEMKIYNTICDETILRIAEALSIARKVDIMLVIGGKNSANTTRLYQICRSIKPSYHIESVNDIKTKWFKGVKSVGVTAGASTPDEQIERVINYLKKI; translated from the coding sequence ATGAAGATATATTGTGCGAAACACTCCGGATTTTGTTTTGGCGTAAAGAGGGCAATAAAAATGGCGATGGATGCGGTTCAGAAAAAAGAATGTGTGTATTCGTTAGGACCTTTGATACACAATAGAGATTTTGTTGCTGAACTTGAGAAGAAGGGGATAAAGATAACTGAAGAGGTTGATGAAATCAAAGCAAAAAATCCCACGGTTATTATCCGTTCGCACGGAATAAGGCCTGCACTTTTGAAGAAATTAAAAAAGCGGGGCGTGGACATTATTGATGCAACCTGTCCGAAAGTGCGTCGTGCTCAACACTATGTTCAAAAACTTGTTGAGGCAGGATATTTTGTTATCATTGTTGGTGAAAAAGACCATCCTGAAGTCAGGGGGCTCCTCGGTTATGCAGGGAAGAACTCTGCGATATATTCGGAAAATATTGTATTGAAACATAAGAAGATTGGAGTTGTCCCACAAACCACGCTTGATTTTGAACATTTTTACAATGCCGTAAAAAATTTATTACCAAAGGTTATTGAAATGAAGATTTATAATACAATATGTGATGAGACAATACTGAGGATTGCGGAGGCACTTTCAATTGCCAGAAAAGTTGATATAATGCTTGTGATCGGTGGGAAGAACAGTGCTAATACGACAAGATTATACCAGATATGTAGGAGTATAAAGCCGTCATATCACATAGAATCAGTGAATGATATAAAAACCAAATGGTTTAAGGGTGTAAAGAGCGTGGGTGTTACCGCAGGTGCCTCAACACCTGATGAGCAGATTGAAAGGGTTATTAATTATTTAAAAAAGATATAA
- a CDS encoding patatin-like phospholipase family protein — MLGLVLGGGAAKGYAHIGVIKFLEELNIKPDIVVGASMGSLIGGFYAKGFTAQKMEEIALQIDKKKKKELFRFQLSKKGFINGKNIVKFLKPYLGDTKIEELPIKYAAVATDIEENAEIVIDSGDLIQAIRSSIAIPVVFTPNKYEGRILIDGGFISPVPVDVAMILGAGKIIAVNVLHRFEYPQIKMSAHQESGRKYNIKDIFIKTFDLISSRLIEYDIKQLKNGVWIDIDTRGIGLSQFEKAKEAIERGYIQARKYKEKLLQLISAYEVNTNKQTRVITE; from the coding sequence ATGCTTGGATTAGTTCTCGGTGGTGGTGCTGCAAAAGGTTATGCTCATATTGGGGTAATTAAATTTCTCGAAGAACTGAATATCAAACCTGATATTGTTGTTGGCGCAAGTATGGGTTCACTCATTGGTGGATTTTATGCCAAGGGATTTACTGCCCAAAAAATGGAAGAAATTGCGTTACAGATAGACAAAAAGAAAAAGAAAGAATTATTCAGATTCCAACTCTCTAAAAAAGGGTTTATCAATGGGAAAAACATTGTTAAATTTCTGAAACCATATCTTGGTGATACAAAGATTGAAGAACTGCCGATAAAATATGCTGCAGTAGCCACTGATATTGAAGAGAATGCAGAGATTGTGATTGACAGTGGTGATTTAATTCAGGCAATAAGGTCATCAATTGCAATACCGGTCGTCTTTACACCCAATAAATACGAAGGAAGAATTCTCATTGATGGTGGTTTTATCAGTCCTGTGCCGGTGGATGTAGCAATGATTCTTGGTGCGGGAAAAATCATTGCAGTGAATGTTCTTCACAGATTTGAATACCCACAAATTAAAATGTCAGCACATCAGGAATCGGGCAGAAAATATAATATAAAAGATATTTTTATAAAAACATTTGATTTGATAAGTTCAAGACTGATTGAATATGACATTAAACAACTCAAAAATGGCGTATGGATAGATATTGATACAAGGGGAATTGGCCTTAGCCAGTTTGAAAAAGCAAAAGAAGCGATTGAAAGGGGATATATTCAGGCAAGAAAATATAAAGAAAAACTATTACAACTTATTTCTGCTTACGAAGTTAATACAAACAAACAGACAAGGGTTATCACGGAATAA
- the nuoF gene encoding NADH-quinone oxidoreductase subunit NuoF: protein MPKKIKVKGFRLDLLVCAGTGCVSNRSFVVKEALEKEIAKRGLQEEVRVIATGCQGFCERGPIVIAQPDSIFYQRVTEKDVPYLVEEHLIKGRPAKKLMYVPEKEALPVPKMSDIGFFKHQRLIVLRNRGRLDPENIEEYIAFDGYQALQKVLSSMKPEQVIEEIKKSGLRGRGGAGFPTGKKWELCRAAEGHPKYIICNGDEGDPGAFMDRSVLEADPHSVIEGMLIGAYAIGAQKGFIYVRKEYPLAVKRVQIAIKQALEYGLLGEDILGTGFNFNIDVVQGAGAFVCGEETALMAAIEGRVGRPRTRPPYPVEKGLWGKPTNINNVETWANVPVIILRGADWFASIGTENSKGTKIFSLVGKINNTGLVEVPMGITLREIIYDIGGGIPNNKAFKAVQTGGPSGGCIPKEHLDLPIDYESLTAVGSMMGSGGMIVMDEDTCMVDVARYFLNFTQQESCGKCVPCRLGTKQMVEILNRIVEGQGKENDIELLEAIGKNVKLGSLCGLGQTAPNPVLTTIKYFKNEYIAHIKEKKCPALVCKALISYVIDPDLCTGCVACAKNCPTKAISGEPKKVHKIDQSKCIKCGICLSVCPPKFNAVKKVTPAI, encoded by the coding sequence ATGCCAAAGAAGATAAAGGTTAAAGGTTTTAGATTAGACCTGCTTGTCTGTGCCGGTACCGGTTGCGTTTCAAACCGTTCATTTGTTGTCAAAGAGGCACTGGAAAAAGAGATTGCCAAAAGAGGGCTTCAGGAAGAGGTTAGAGTGATTGCGACTGGCTGTCAGGGATTTTGTGAGCGTGGCCCAATCGTAATTGCCCAGCCTGACTCAATTTTTTATCAAAGGGTTACTGAGAAGGATGTGCCATACCTCGTTGAGGAACACCTTATAAAAGGCAGACCGGCAAAGAAATTGATGTATGTGCCAGAAAAAGAGGCGCTACCCGTTCCAAAAATGTCAGATATCGGATTTTTCAAACACCAGCGGCTCATTGTCTTGCGTAATCGGGGCAGGCTTGACCCGGAAAATATTGAAGAATATATTGCATTTGATGGTTATCAGGCACTCCAGAAGGTCTTATCGTCAATGAAGCCAGAGCAAGTTATTGAGGAAATTAAAAAATCAGGATTAAGGGGTAGGGGGGGTGCAGGATTTCCTACTGGTAAAAAATGGGAATTATGCCGTGCTGCAGAAGGACATCCAAAGTATATCATTTGTAACGGAGACGAAGGTGACCCCGGTGCATTTATGGATAGAAGTGTTCTTGAGGCAGACCCCCATTCGGTGATTGAAGGTATGCTTATTGGTGCCTATGCAATTGGCGCCCAAAAAGGATTTATCTATGTGCGAAAAGAATATCCCCTTGCGGTAAAAAGGGTTCAAATTGCTATTAAACAGGCACTTGAATATGGATTGCTTGGTGAGGATATCTTAGGCACTGGTTTTAATTTTAATATTGATGTTGTTCAAGGAGCAGGTGCATTTGTCTGCGGCGAAGAGACTGCTTTAATGGCGGCGATTGAAGGAAGGGTGGGAAGACCGAGGACCAGGCCGCCTTATCCGGTAGAAAAAGGATTGTGGGGAAAACCCACGAATATTAATAATGTAGAAACCTGGGCAAATGTGCCCGTGATAATCCTTAGGGGTGCTGATTGGTTTGCTTCTATTGGAACAGAGAATAGCAAGGGAACGAAGATATTTTCCCTTGTGGGCAAGATAAACAATACCGGATTGGTTGAAGTTCCAATGGGAATAACCCTGCGCGAAATCATTTATGATATCGGTGGCGGGATACCTAATAATAAGGCATTCAAGGCAGTTCAGACCGGTGGACCATCCGGAGGTTGTATTCCAAAAGAACATCTTGACTTACCTATTGACTACGAGAGTCTCACTGCCGTCGGTTCAATGATGGGTTCAGGCGGTATGATTGTGATGGATGAAGATACCTGTATGGTAGATGTGGCAAGGTACTTTTTGAATTTTACCCAGCAGGAATCATGTGGAAAGTGTGTTCCATGCCGACTCGGAACAAAACAAATGGTTGAGATCCTGAATCGTATAGTTGAAGGACAGGGTAAGGAGAATGATATTGAATTACTTGAGGCAATAGGCAAGAATGTAAAACTCGGTTCTCTATGTGGTCTTGGGCAGACCGCGCCCAATCCAGTCTTGACCACAATAAAATATTTTAAAAATGAATATATTGCCCATATTAAAGAAAAGAAGTGCCCGGCACTTGTTTGCAAGGCACTCATCTCTTATGTGATTGACCCGGATTTATGCACTGGTTGCGTTGCCTGTGCAAAGAACTGTCCGACAAAGGCAATTTCGGGTGAACCAAAGAAGGTTCACAAGATTGATCAATCAAAATGTATAAAGTGCGGAATATGTCTTTCTGTATGTCCACCCAAATTCAATGCAGTAAAGAAGGTGACACCGGCAATATGA
- a CDS encoding lysophospholipid acyltransferase family protein: MGLKWLISWLLTFPLFLLLTGVKIKGRIPKKGPVILASNHLSFLDPPLIGYTAFREVFFLAKPGLFVLSKFFTWLIKTYNAINLEGGQGIRPAIKLLKSGKPVVIFPEGTRSRKGVLLPFNPGVGFLAINYNIPVVPVKIINSNKNWISLMIRWNNVKIIYGKPIYPDGYQNTKEDFEKFSNKIREEVKNLK; this comes from the coding sequence ATGGGATTGAAATGGCTTATCTCATGGCTTTTGACATTCCCATTATTTCTTCTTCTCACCGGTGTTAAAATTAAAGGCAGGATTCCCAAAAAGGGTCCGGTGATTCTTGCGAGCAATCACCTTTCTTTCTTAGACCCACCATTGATAGGCTATACCGCATTTAGAGAGGTTTTCTTCCTTGCCAAGCCGGGGTTGTTTGTATTGTCTAAATTTTTTACCTGGCTTATTAAAACCTATAATGCAATAAATCTTGAGGGCGGGCAGGGAATAAGGCCCGCGATAAAATTGCTCAAATCCGGCAAGCCTGTTGTCATATTTCCTGAAGGAACGCGTTCAAGAAAGGGTGTGCTCTTACCTTTTAATCCGGGTGTTGGTTTTCTCGCAATAAATTATAATATCCCTGTTGTGCCGGTTAAAATAATAAATTCAAATAAAAACTGGATAAGTTTGATGATACGCTGGAATAATGTGAAGATAATATATGGCAAGCCTATCTATCCTGATGGTTATCAAAATACAAAAGAGGATTTTGAAAAATTTTCAAATAAAATAAGAGAGGAGGTTAAGAATTTAAAATGA
- a CDS encoding T9SS type A sorting domain-containing protein, with product MDPGEEVELYYLLKNVGGVDIQNLTGIILSSSPYLNIVNGSAYFGSVLIDSLVRNSISFRIQAVSNAPQGTFADIDLILSENSGDIDTIRIKVIIGKKDYLVWDPDRNNSSGPIIHSILQNLGYVGDYINTQFYSFECLKNYKSLFICTGVAYENYVLFKDCNEVKKVIDFINQAGNVYLEGGECWAFDPFVMFGFDFNPYFGIRPISDGYTNMGPVEGVNNTFTQGMEFRYNGENFYLDVIDSTETGFRIFHDRDDDYYCGVANITNNYKSVGVSFELSGLVDNDSSKKADLLDSIMHFFGINLVGIEDLKNSQSAIRNPKLEVYPNPFRKRLDIRYTIHDTGLRNQSVSLSIYDVSGRVVKSFNLESCIMNHESSIIWFGDDDEGRKLPAGVYFVKFDGSGFNKVEKVVLLR from the coding sequence AACTTTATTATCTGCTGAAGAATGTCGGCGGGGTTGATATCCAAAATTTAACCGGTATTATCTTGAGCTCATCACCGTATCTTAACATTGTAAATGGCAGTGCATATTTCGGTAGTGTTTTAATTGATTCGTTGGTGAGAAATTCAATTTCTTTCCGGATTCAGGCGGTATCCAATGCACCGCAAGGAACATTTGCTGATATTGATTTGATATTGAGTGAAAATTCAGGTGATATTGATACGATAAGGATAAAGGTCATAATTGGCAAAAAAGATTATCTTGTCTGGGACCCGGATAGGAACAATTCAAGTGGACCAATAATACATTCAATTCTGCAAAATCTCGGTTATGTTGGCGATTACATAAATACACAATTTTACTCATTTGAATGCTTAAAAAACTATAAGTCGCTATTTATCTGTACAGGTGTAGCTTATGAAAATTATGTATTATTTAAAGATTGCAATGAGGTTAAAAAAGTTATAGATTTCATAAATCAGGCTGGTAATGTATATCTTGAGGGTGGTGAATGCTGGGCATTTGACCCTTTTGTAATGTTCGGTTTTGATTTCAACCCATATTTTGGTATCAGACCAATAAGCGATGGCTATACAAATATGGGACCAGTTGAAGGGGTAAATAACACATTTACTCAGGGTATGGAATTCAGATACAATGGTGAGAATTTCTATCTTGATGTGATAGATTCAACAGAGACGGGTTTTAGAATCTTCCATGACCGAGATGATGATTATTATTGTGGTGTGGCAAATATCACAAACAATTATAAATCAGTTGGTGTATCATTTGAACTTTCCGGACTTGTGGATAATGATTCTTCAAAAAAGGCAGACTTGCTTGATTCCATTATGCACTTCTTTGGAATTAATCTCGTCGGTATCGAAGATTTAAAAAATTCGCAATCCGCAATCCGAAATCCGAAATTAGAAGTCTATCCCAATCCATTCAGGAAAAGACTTGATATAAGATACACGATACATGATACTGGATTAAGAAATCAGAGTGTAAGTTTGTCAATCTATGATGTTTCGGGTCGGGTGGTTAAGTCTTTTAATCTTGAATCCTGTATCATGAATCATGAATCCAGTATCATCTGGTTTGGTGATGATGATGAGGGTCGCAAACTTCCTGCGGGTGTGTATTTTGTCAAATTTGATGGGAGCGGTTTCAATAAGGTAGAGAAGGTAGTGCTATTAAGATAG
- a CDS encoding ABC transporter ATP-binding protein: MKSLIIKNLSKSFDGIWAVRNLSLGLNKGEIFVLLGPNGAGKTTTLKLIAGLLHPDSGEITLNGIDLKKEPIKYKSLLGYVPDEPFIYNKLTGREFINFVAGLFGIKKELYDEKLNALIRRFEIGDWIDEPSETYSHGMKQKIIMCQLLMHDPELILIDEPLVGLDPKMSKIVRETFIELAHIGKTLLVSTHTLPFAQQIANRIGIINKGELKFVGTTEELAEVSGRKDIEEIYLKLTEEM; encoded by the coding sequence ATGAAAAGTCTTATTATAAAGAATCTGTCTAAAAGTTTTGATGGTATCTGGGCAGTTAGAAACTTAAGTCTTGGATTGAATAAAGGCGAAATCTTTGTCTTACTCGGACCGAATGGCGCGGGGAAGACCACGACCTTGAAACTAATTGCTGGGCTCCTCCATCCTGATTCCGGCGAAATCACATTGAATGGTATTGATCTAAAAAAAGAGCCAATAAAATATAAATCCCTGCTCGGCTATGTTCCGGATGAACCATTTATCTACAATAAGTTAACTGGTAGAGAATTCATAAATTTTGTTGCCGGACTATTTGGTATTAAAAAAGAACTTTATGATGAGAAACTAAACGCGCTAATCAGACGATTTGAAATTGGTGATTGGATTGATGAACCTTCAGAAACCTATTCCCACGGGATGAAACAAAAGATAATAATGTGCCAGTTACTGATGCACGACCCCGAATTGATTTTGATTGACGAACCACTCGTTGGGCTCGACCCCAAAATGAGTAAGATAGTGAGGGAAACATTTATTGAACTTGCCCACATTGGAAAAACACTCCTTGTTTCAACACACACCCTTCCATTTGCCCAACAGATTGCAAATCGTATAGGTATTATAAACAAAGGTGAATTAAAATTTGTAGGAACAACTGAAGAGCTTGCTGAAGTCTCCGGCAGGAAAGATATTGAAGAAATATATTTGAAACTTACTGAAGAAATGTGA
- a CDS encoding transglutaminase family protein: protein MKKIITILIMVLIVGITIFLFSIIPDRPRSNELKENNPGTVKEISEEWLGIFIQGQRVGYTFTKIKKLDRGLEIETNSQMTINMMNEITTLKTQIFATADTDYALTDFSLFINAKGHESKIEGNIKNNKLILTTYSQGIKQTQVKEIKEKPYIPDVIDLIVQKKDLKPGTEITLPYFDPTSQSTGKAKIKVYPEEKVMVLNKETRGKKIEINFMGVVSYVWLDENNKIIKNETPNLFMEMIPMTKDEALKEVKPQEAFDLLSFFSIKLSKPLPEDRKISFVKLKLTGISVEGLDLNDDFQKVVSEEPLIIEISLADINSLKDLTVPIAEYKEFLSPSAYIQCEHQDIIKAAKEIAGKEKSALNIIKKVTNGVYRMLKKVPTPSMPSAIDVLKTKEGDCNEHSILFTAFSRALGIPTKVYVGLVNLQGDAYFYHAWCAVWLGQWVPVDPTFNQFPADVYHLKLKEGEISDWAEVMRVVGKLKIDVLEYH, encoded by the coding sequence ATGAAGAAAATTATCACTATTTTAATTATGGTTTTAATAGTAGGTATCACGATTTTTCTGTTTTCAATAATCCCCGACCGTCCACGAAGTAATGAGTTAAAAGAAAATAACCCCGGAACTGTCAAAGAAATATCTGAAGAATGGCTCGGTATTTTTATTCAAGGACAAAGGGTTGGATATACCTTTACAAAGATTAAAAAACTTGATAGAGGTTTAGAAATTGAAACCAACAGTCAAATGACTATAAATATGATGAATGAAATAACGACCCTTAAAACCCAGATATTTGCCACTGCCGATACTGATTATGCCCTTACGGATTTCTCGCTTTTTATAAATGCTAAAGGGCACGAATCAAAGATAGAAGGTAATATAAAAAATAATAAACTCATACTTACTACATATTCTCAAGGCATAAAACAAACCCAGGTCAAAGAAATTAAAGAGAAACCTTATATTCCTGATGTGATCGATTTAATTGTGCAAAAAAAGGATCTAAAGCCCGGCACCGAAATAACCCTTCCGTATTTTGATCCAACAAGTCAATCAACAGGAAAGGCAAAAATAAAGGTCTATCCCGAAGAAAAGGTAATGGTTTTAAATAAAGAAACCCGAGGCAAAAAGATCGAAATAAATTTTATGGGCGTGGTTTCATATGTATGGCTTGATGAAAACAATAAGATAATAAAAAATGAGACCCCTAATCTATTTATGGAAATGATCCCCATGACCAAAGATGAAGCACTTAAAGAAGTTAAACCCCAGGAGGCATTTGACCTGTTGAGTTTCTTCTCAATAAAACTATCCAAACCTTTACCAGAAGACAGGAAAATATCTTTTGTAAAACTCAAACTAACAGGTATTTCGGTTGAAGGGTTAGACCTTAATGATGATTTCCAAAAAGTAGTTTCTGAAGAACCTCTGATTATAGAAATATCACTCGCTGATATTAATTCTTTGAAAGATTTAACAGTGCCAATTGCCGAATATAAGGAATTTCTATCGCCTTCGGCATATATTCAGTGTGAGCATCAAGATATTATCAAAGCAGCAAAAGAAATAGCTGGAAAAGAAAAATCTGCGCTTAATATAATAAAAAAGGTCACCAACGGAGTCTATAGAATGCTGAAAAAAGTCCCTACGCCTTCAATGCCCTCAGCAATTGATGTACTTAAGACAAAAGAAGGCGACTGTAATGAACATTCAATTCTCTTTACTGCATTTTCAAGGGCTCTTGGGATACCAACGAAAGTTTATGTTGGGTTAGTAAATCTTCAGGGAGATGCTTATTTCTATCATGCATGGTGTGCGGTATGGCTTGGACAATGGGTGCCGGTTGACCCCACATTCAACCAATTTCCGGCTGATGTATATCATTTAAAATTAAAAGAAGGCGAGATATCAGACTGGGCTGAAGTAATGAGGGTCGTGGGCAAACTCAAAATTGATGTATTAGAGTATCATTGA
- a CDS encoding molybdopterin-dependent oxidoreductase encodes MVNIVINGEKYTAKKGETVLEVCRRENIYVPTLCYQDNLTPYGGCRLCIVEVEGNNRPMTACTLPVQDGMVIKTDTPLLKEIRKFILQLILSEHPYSCLICDKTKDCANYMECIEKEPITFGCKYCSANGTCELQKLVEEFEIKEIPFSFKYRNIPVEDYDPFFERDYNLCVLCGRCVRACAELRDAYVIDFHHRGPKTLVGTPFNLPHLDANCQFCGACVDACPTGAMRERYNKYLGKCEKESKTHCMLCSMGCEIVAEVNGNGLIKTRPDKEPLCIRGRFGIAPIVNHPRRITTPLVKRNGQLIEISWDEAIEIAGNILKEYQGKTGVIFSPDLTMETITALNTFSEIMGVEELGAEINTSNSFDEICLDRPEKKIALFVLNLDLINDFSVFLLNLKKFLNEKPVIIVIDPIQTKIADMADIWLRPEPAKEWEALDHLLSSDKLSDFAGIKKQEYIDARRLIKNREICVLYNPNNIMEYKCGNKFKCFPLVSNLNHTFLSKANILRATDVINNNSIECLYLIGAAIPKTKKYKKVIVQDCFLPEFDFDLFLPAATFIEVDGSFIDIKGKEKRLHKAVEPRGNARPDEWIIKSIVERTDFERIKSEVAPETDTSKSDRNKTKGESLTKDYPFYLIIRENGFRFRNRRLSDILTGFRRVHQDRVLWINPEDTKKLRIKNGERVKVVTEDSEIEMEILVTEKVPMGYVFAYYNRENGLIESQRVRIECIR; translated from the coding sequence ATGGTGAATATCGTAATCAATGGTGAAAAATACACAGCCAAAAAGGGTGAGACGGTATTGGAAGTCTGTCGTCGCGAAAATATTTACGTACCTACACTTTGCTATCAGGATAATTTAACCCCTTATGGTGGTTGCAGGCTATGTATTGTTGAAGTTGAAGGTAATAATAGACCTATGACTGCCTGCACGTTACCGGTTCAGGATGGAATGGTTATCAAGACCGATACCCCGCTTCTTAAAGAAATTCGCAAATTCATACTCCAGTTGATACTTTCTGAACACCCGTACTCCTGTTTGATTTGTGACAAGACAAAGGATTGTGCAAACTATATGGAATGTATTGAAAAGGAACCAATAACATTCGGATGTAAATACTGCTCTGCGAATGGAACCTGTGAACTACAGAAACTTGTTGAAGAATTTGAAATAAAAGAAATTCCTTTCTCCTTTAAATATAGAAATATCCCGGTAGAAGATTATGACCCATTTTTTGAAAGGGATTACAATCTCTGTGTTCTCTGTGGCAGATGTGTGCGCGCCTGTGCAGAGTTGAGAGATGCCTATGTAATTGATTTTCACCATCGCGGTCCCAAGACACTTGTCGGAACGCCGTTCAATCTTCCCCATCTTGACGCAAATTGTCAATTCTGTGGTGCCTGTGTTGATGCCTGTCCAACTGGTGCGATGCGTGAAAGGTATAATAAATATCTTGGTAAATGTGAAAAAGAGAGCAAGACTCATTGTATGCTCTGTAGTATGGGTTGTGAAATAGTTGCCGAGGTGAATGGAAATGGATTAATCAAAACAAGACCCGATAAAGAACCGTTGTGTATCAGAGGTCGTTTCGGGATTGCACCCATTGTCAATCATCCAAGGAGAATTACAACCCCGCTGGTAAAGAGGAATGGCCAACTAATAGAAATTTCCTGGGACGAGGCGATTGAAATTGCCGGTAATATCTTAAAAGAATATCAAGGAAAGACCGGTGTTATTTTCTCTCCAGACTTGACTATGGAAACAATTACTGCCCTGAATACATTTTCTGAGATAATGGGTGTTGAAGAATTGGGTGCCGAGATAAATACTTCTAACAGTTTTGATGAAATCTGCCTTGATAGACCCGAAAAAAAGATTGCACTTTTTGTGCTCAATCTTGACCTCATAAATGATTTTTCAGTCTTTTTATTAAATTTAAAGAAATTTTTGAATGAGAAGCCAGTTATAATTGTCATTGACCCGATTCAGACAAAAATAGCGGATATGGCTGATATATGGTTAAGACCCGAACCCGCAAAGGAATGGGAGGCCCTTGACCATTTATTATCTTCCGATAAATTGAGTGATTTTGCCGGTATTAAAAAGCAGGAATATATTGATGCGAGACGTTTAATTAAAAATAGAGAAATCTGTGTTCTATACAATCCGAATAATATTATGGAATATAAGTGTGGAAATAAATTCAAATGTTTCCCGCTTGTGAGTAATCTAAATCACACATTCTTAAGCAAGGCAAATATATTAAGGGCAACTGATGTCATAAATAATAATTCAATTGAATGTCTTTACCTTATCGGTGCTGCAATACCAAAGACAAAGAAATACAAAAAGGTCATCGTGCAGGATTGCTTTTTGCCTGAGTTTGATTTTGACCTATTTTTACCTGCAGCAACATTTATTGAGGTTGATGGAAGTTTTATTGATATCAAAGGAAAAGAGAAGAGATTGCATAAGGCCGTTGAGCCAAGAGGAAATGCACGACCTGATGAGTGGATAATAAAAAGTATTGTTGAAAGAACAGATTTTGAAAGGATAAAAAGTGAGGTTGCTCCGGAGACTGATACATCCAAAAGTGATAGGAATAAAACAAAGGGTGAGAGTCTTACTAAAGATTATCCATTTTATTTAATTATTCGGGAAAATGGGTTTAGATTCAGAAACAGAAGGTTATCAGATATACTGACGGGATTTAGAAGAGTGCATCAGGATAGAGTTTTATGGATTAATCCTGAGGATACCAAGAAATTGAGGATAAAAAATGGTGAAAGGGTAAAAGTAGTCACAGAAGATTCGGAGATTGAAATGGAAATATTGGTTACAGAAAAGGTCCCAATGGGTTATGTATTTGCTTACTATAACAGGGAAAATGGGTTGATTGAGAGCCAGAGGGTGAGGATAGAATGCATAAGATAA